One Citricoccus sp. K5 DNA window includes the following coding sequences:
- a CDS encoding GPP34 family phosphoprotein → MLIVEEMFLLLNKDYGTAGRARGYRRYGLAAAALADLSELGTIEIAQEGKDPQVTVVRAGMTGHAPLDAVLPALDSMSGQKISTLVGRSQLDPDTAVGRSLARQGIVTEESRFLGGPHFMTTSPAPEIALRERLGQVLAGDRTATLAEATELGLLKALNVADGLLGPARGQMDRRELSRRIEEIAHDIPAVEAVKRRVDPFTASTMATVATNAG, encoded by the coding sequence ATGCTCATCGTCGAAGAGATGTTCCTCCTGCTGAACAAGGACTACGGCACGGCCGGCCGAGCGCGGGGATACCGCCGCTATGGCCTCGCGGCGGCTGCTCTGGCCGACCTCTCCGAGCTCGGGACGATCGAGATCGCTCAGGAGGGCAAGGACCCGCAGGTCACGGTGGTGCGGGCTGGGATGACCGGCCACGCCCCGCTGGATGCTGTCCTGCCGGCCCTGGACTCCATGTCGGGGCAGAAGATCTCCACCCTGGTGGGCCGTTCCCAGCTCGACCCGGATACGGCCGTGGGCCGGAGCCTGGCCAGGCAGGGAATCGTCACCGAGGAGTCCCGCTTCCTCGGTGGGCCTCACTTCATGACCACCAGCCCCGCCCCGGAGATCGCCCTGCGTGAGCGGTTGGGTCAGGTGCTCGCCGGCGACCGCACGGCCACCCTCGCCGAGGCGACGGAACTCGGCCTTCTCAAGGCCCTCAACGTGGCCGACGGTCTCTTGGGCCCGGCCCGAGGCCAGATGGACCGGCGCGAGCTGTCCCGGCGCATTGAGGAGATCGCCCACGACATTCCTGCCGTGGAGGCCGTCAAGCGCCGTGTGGACCCCTTCACCGCGTCCACCATGGCCACGGTCGCTACCAACGCTGGCTGA
- the greA gene encoding transcription elongation factor GreA: MSNTDSAPWLTQEAYDRLKLELDQISGPGRQEIIDRIEQAREEGDLKENGGYHAAREEQSKNEGRIIELKRLLETAQVGASPEDNGVVEPGMVVEAKIAGDLEAFLFGNREIADDKDSITVYSERSPLGAAIQGSKVGDKLTYAAPNGKDIAVEIISAKPYKP; this comes from the coding sequence ATGAGCAACACCGATAGCGCTCCCTGGCTGACCCAGGAGGCCTACGACCGCCTGAAGCTGGAACTGGATCAGATCTCCGGACCCGGCCGTCAGGAGATCATCGACCGCATCGAGCAGGCGCGCGAAGAGGGTGACCTCAAGGAGAACGGCGGCTACCACGCCGCTCGCGAGGAGCAGTCCAAGAACGAGGGCCGCATCATCGAGCTCAAGCGACTACTCGAGACCGCCCAGGTGGGCGCCTCCCCGGAGGACAACGGCGTGGTGGAGCCCGGCATGGTCGTGGAGGCCAAGATCGCCGGCGACCTGGAGGCCTTCCTCTTCGGCAACCGCGAGATCGCCGATGACAAGGACTCCATCACCGTCTACTCCGAGCGCTCCCCGCTGGGCGCCGCCATCCAGGGCTCCAAGGTCGGCGACAAGCTGACCTATGCCGCCCCGAACGGCAAGGACATCGCGGTGGAGATCATCTCCGCCAAGCCGTACAAGCCGTGA
- a CDS encoding DUF4307 domain-containing protein, with product MTSTPQASAEPAPMDSLANRYGRPQRIRPSFAQRWGKWIAAAALVLAVGVTVWFTASANAQTLGWKDVGFTIESPTQASVRFQLTKDPEDTVQCAIQVLSEEKAVVGWRTVTIGPEPASEDSRPAGTPTYYDVDLRTDALGVNGGVNACWHPEDS from the coding sequence ATGACTTCTACACCCCAGGCCTCGGCGGAGCCTGCTCCGATGGACAGCCTAGCGAACCGGTATGGGCGCCCCCAACGAATCCGCCCCTCGTTCGCTCAGCGCTGGGGAAAATGGATCGCCGCCGCGGCCCTCGTCCTGGCCGTGGGGGTCACCGTCTGGTTCACCGCCTCAGCCAACGCCCAGACGCTGGGTTGGAAGGACGTCGGTTTCACGATCGAGTCCCCCACGCAGGCCTCGGTGCGGTTCCAGCTCACCAAGGACCCTGAGGACACGGTCCAGTGCGCAATCCAGGTGCTCTCGGAGGAGAAGGCCGTGGTCGGCTGGCGCACCGTCACCATCGGTCCGGAGCCGGCGTCCGAGGACTCCAGGCCAGCGGGCACCCCGACGTACTACGACGTCGACCTGCGCACCGATGCGCTCGGCGTCAATGGCGGCGTGAACGCATGCTGGCACCCAGAGGACTCATGA
- the mca gene encoding mycothiol conjugate amidase Mca, with protein MAVHAHPDDESSKGAAMMAAYEAAGAEVMVVTCTGGERGDLLNPGYGDTVRLDRDITGVRRTEMQEAGAALGIEHRWLGFMDSGLPEGDPMPPLPFGSFGTLPLEQAAAPLVRVIREFRPHVLISYDEIGGYPHPDHIKSHEVTVEAYRAAGDPERYPGTGEAWTPSKLYYDRAFNPDKYRALHEAYLEAGEESPYTERLEWFRKLLEEQERAEAQAAEQDVPSATAPARFRLTRHQVTTQIHVADYFEQRDNALRAHRTQIDPQGQFFATPNALLRRTWPWEDYVLIDSRVETTLPETDLFTGLR; from the coding sequence ATGGCCGTCCACGCCCACCCGGATGACGAATCCTCGAAGGGCGCCGCCATGATGGCTGCCTACGAGGCCGCCGGGGCCGAAGTCATGGTCGTGACCTGTACCGGAGGTGAGCGGGGAGACCTGCTCAACCCGGGCTACGGGGACACGGTGCGTCTGGACCGGGACATCACCGGCGTGCGGCGGACCGAGATGCAGGAGGCAGGGGCTGCTCTCGGCATCGAGCATCGGTGGCTCGGATTCATGGACTCCGGACTGCCCGAGGGTGATCCGATGCCCCCGTTGCCCTTCGGCAGCTTCGGTACCCTCCCCCTGGAGCAGGCGGCGGCCCCGTTGGTCAGGGTCATCCGTGAGTTCCGTCCGCACGTGCTGATCAGCTACGACGAGATCGGTGGCTACCCGCACCCGGACCACATCAAATCCCACGAGGTCACGGTGGAGGCCTACCGAGCCGCCGGGGACCCGGAGCGGTATCCCGGCACGGGCGAGGCCTGGACCCCGTCCAAGCTCTACTACGACCGTGCCTTCAACCCGGACAAGTACCGGGCCCTGCACGAGGCCTACCTGGAGGCGGGCGAGGAGTCTCCGTACACGGAGCGGCTGGAGTGGTTCCGCAAGCTCCTGGAAGAGCAGGAGCGGGCGGAGGCCCAGGCGGCCGAGCAGGACGTGCCGTCCGCCACCGCCCCGGCCCGATTCCGGCTGACGCGCCACCAGGTCACCACCCAGATCCACGTGGCCGACTACTTCGAGCAGCGGGACAACGCCCTGCGTGCCCACCGCACCCAGATCGATCCGCAAGGGCAGTTCTTTGCCACGCCGAATGCCCTGCTGCGGCGGACCTGGCCGTGGGAGGACTACGTGCTGATCGATTCGCGCGTGGAGACCACGCTGCCGGAGACGGACCTCTTCACCGGACTGCGCTGA